GAAAAAATATGGTCCAAAGGAATCATTATTTATTCTTAATTACTGTTTAATTAAAATTAATTAAAAAAACTAAAAATATCATAAAAATATGTTTACAAAAAATAGAAAATATTTTAGATTTAAGTTATGTACTTTTTGCGGGAGGCTTATAAGTGGATATTACAGACATAAGGATTAAGAAAGTTGATAGTAAAAATTCTGGTTCTAAATTGTTAGCATATGTTGCAGTTACTTTTGATAATTGCTTGGTTCTTCACAATATTAGAGTTATCAAAGGGCAAAAGGGAGTATTTATTGCTATGCCTAACAGAAGAACTAGAGTAGGTGAATATAAAGACATTGTACATCCTATTAGTCAGGACTTTAGGAAAGCTTTGCAAACTTCTATTTTTAAAGAATATATAAGAGAAAATCCAGCTGATCTTGAGCTTGAATTAGATTTTTAAATAATTGTTGACAAAGCTCGTTGTATCTTGTA
Above is a genomic segment from Borreliella mayonii containing:
- the spoVG gene encoding DNA-binding protein SpoVG produces the protein MDITDIRIKKVDSKNSGSKLLAYVAVTFDNCLVLHNIRVIKGQKGVFIAMPNRRTRVGEYKDIVHPISQDFRKALQTSIFKEYIRENPADLELELDF